The following proteins are co-located in the Halostella salina genome:
- a CDS encoding LLM class flavin-dependent oxidoreductase gives MEIGTGLFTCQRRPDDDRSSTELYDEMLRLGETIDDAGLASAWVSEHHFMEDEYLSGTMPSLGALAAATDDIEIGTCIALAPLYDPVRLAEDAATVDLISGGRTTLGLAIGSNPREFEGFGVPVDERAERLADTVSVLRGAWSEGPLDYDAEFSDADPDVTVTPKPDGDLPIMLGGAAKPAVRRAARTADAWCAPSALSIEGVRKRKEDIERVREAEDIDGDFTVYVLQHGFVGDSKESAWAEMRDGYLYLQRRYEEIFSGESVDELSDDRVEELKEQAIFGTPDDVIDGIEAYRDALGDDVHFILRTYHPGTGTDAMVDCVERLGSEVVPHFE, from the coding sequence ATGGAGATCGGCACGGGACTGTTCACCTGCCAGCGTCGCCCGGACGACGACCGCTCGTCGACCGAACTGTACGACGAGATGCTCCGGCTGGGCGAGACGATCGACGACGCCGGGCTGGCGAGCGCCTGGGTGTCGGAACACCACTTCATGGAGGACGAATACCTCTCGGGCACGATGCCATCGCTCGGTGCGCTCGCGGCCGCGACCGACGACATCGAGATCGGCACCTGCATCGCGCTCGCGCCGCTGTACGACCCGGTTCGCCTCGCCGAGGACGCCGCGACGGTCGACCTCATTTCGGGCGGGCGGACGACGCTCGGCCTCGCCATCGGCTCGAACCCCCGCGAGTTCGAGGGGTTCGGCGTGCCCGTCGACGAACGCGCCGAGCGCCTCGCGGACACCGTCTCCGTCCTCCGCGGGGCGTGGTCCGAGGGGCCGCTGGACTACGACGCGGAGTTCAGCGACGCCGACCCGGACGTGACCGTGACCCCGAAACCAGACGGGGATCTGCCGATCATGCTCGGCGGCGCGGCCAAGCCGGCCGTCCGACGCGCGGCACGCACGGCCGACGCCTGGTGTGCGCCCTCCGCCCTCTCGATCGAGGGCGTCCGGAAGCGCAAGGAGGACATCGAGCGCGTCCGCGAGGCGGAGGACATCGACGGGGACTTCACCGTCTACGTCCTCCAGCACGGCTTCGTCGGCGACTCGAAGGAATCGGCCTGGGCGGAGATGCGGGACGGGTACCTCTACCTCCAGCGGCGGTACGAGGAGATCTTCTCCGGCGAGTCGGTCGACGAACTGAGCGACGACCGCGTCGAGGAACTGAAAGAACAGGCGATCTTCGGGACGCCCGACGACGTGATCGACGGCATCGAGGCGTACCGCGACGCCCTGGGCGACGACGTTCACTTCATCCTCCGAACGTACCACCCCGGGACCGGCACGGACGCGATGGTCGACTGTGTCGAACGGCTCGGGAGCGAAGTCGTCCCCCACTTCGAGTGA
- a CDS encoding EthD domain-containing protein yields MYKHVALLVRQDGMSHEEFVEYWQENHTPIAREIEGVERYQTVLPTDPENAEFDGLAELYFDSLDDLHAALGSPGSRDYDPTKEVAAEAREDVNNFLDVEERPRFIGEEIVQKDEVDGDTDGLYKHSAFLVRQEGMSHEEFVEYWQENHTPIAREIEGVVRYATVLPTDPEHAEFDGVAELYFEDLDALYDALGSEGSRDYDPDRGKAKEAREDVDNFLAVEERPRFIGRETVQKYEPDGTTSDEDS; encoded by the coding sequence ATGTACAAACACGTCGCCCTGCTCGTGCGGCAGGATGGGATGAGCCACGAGGAGTTCGTCGAGTACTGGCAGGAGAACCACACGCCGATCGCCCGCGAGATCGAGGGCGTCGAACGCTACCAGACGGTCCTTCCGACCGATCCGGAGAACGCCGAGTTCGACGGGCTCGCCGAACTGTACTTCGACTCCCTCGACGACCTGCACGCGGCGCTGGGGAGTCCGGGCAGTCGGGACTACGACCCGACGAAGGAGGTCGCCGCGGAGGCTCGGGAGGACGTGAACAACTTCCTCGACGTCGAGGAGCGCCCCCGGTTCATCGGCGAGGAGATCGTCCAGAAGGACGAGGTTGACGGCGACACCGATGGCCTGTACAAACACTCCGCGTTCCTGGTGCGACAGGAGGGGATGAGCCACGAGGAGTTCGTCGAGTACTGGCAGGAGAACCACACGCCGATCGCCCGCGAGATCGAGGGCGTCGTCCGGTACGCCACGGTCCTCCCGACCGACCCGGAGCACGCCGAGTTCGACGGGGTGGCTGAGCTCTACTTCGAGGACCTGGATGCGCTCTACGACGCACTCGGCAGCGAAGGGTCGCGCGACTACGACCCGGACCGCGGCAAGGCAAAGGAGGCGAGGGAGGACGTGGACAACTTCCTCGCCGTCGAGGAACGCCCGCGGTTCATCGGCCGGGAGACCGTTCAGAAGTACGAACCCGACGGAACGACCTCGGACGAAGATTCCTGA
- a CDS encoding HD domain-containing protein: MPDYDTQVREAFPELADIADDELREQVIEAWRLGLERGGWSHIEAIPYAWNIDEVTNVEHVRGVTRIAVDAAAQQRDFHGAEPDEDVIRAACLLHDVGKCYEYVDHVDAELVDPNPEYATEEIPHSLSGYALAHEVGCPLDVQRAIPHFIGEIPSRTLEAELVKSANSASSNAITQATMGISLQEWVEKYSQTSN, translated from the coding sequence ATGCCCGACTACGACACCCAGGTCCGGGAGGCGTTCCCCGAACTCGCGGACATCGCGGACGACGAACTCCGCGAGCAGGTCATCGAGGCGTGGCGGCTCGGTCTCGAACGCGGCGGCTGGTCCCACATCGAGGCCATCCCGTACGCCTGGAACATCGACGAGGTGACGAACGTCGAGCACGTCCGTGGCGTCACGCGGATCGCGGTCGACGCCGCCGCCCAGCAGCGCGACTTCCACGGCGCGGAGCCTGACGAGGACGTGATCCGTGCGGCATGTCTGCTCCACGACGTGGGGAAATGCTACGAGTACGTCGACCACGTCGACGCCGAACTGGTCGACCCGAACCCCGAGTACGCGACCGAAGAAATCCCCCACTCGCTCTCGGGCTACGCGCTCGCCCACGAGGTGGGCTGTCCCCTCGACGTGCAGCGGGCGATCCCCCACTTCATCGGCGAGATCCCCTCCCGAACGCTGGAGGCCGAACTGGTCAAGTCCGCCAACTCCGCGTCCTCGAACGCCATCACGCAGGCGACGATGGGGATCAGCCTGCAGGAGTGGGTGGAAAAGTACTCGCAGACCAGCAACTAG
- a CDS encoding S66 family peptidase, which produces MSDDFVTPPPLSPGDRVAVLAPSSGGARNAPHVFELGLERLRTVFDLDPVVYPTARQSDQFLADSPRARAADVHAAVRDPEIGGIVATIGGWDQLRIRRYLDTDVLAANPTRFYGMSDNTNLSLALWNAGVVSYNGAQLMNELAVPGELPDYTERYCRRAFFEESLGELTPATEWTDEPTTWWTEPSEMGSPPAYEANPGWRWVGGSDPATGRLWGGNRIILEWTLAADRGVPEPAELDGAVLAIETAEIIPSPDEVRATLMSMGERGLLERFAAVLVGRPPTRSYLKEPPREEREAYRERMYDAIADEIARYNPDAPVVMGLDWGHTNPIAPLPIGARVTVDPGSETVSFE; this is translated from the coding sequence ATGTCGGACGACTTCGTGACTCCGCCACCCCTGTCGCCGGGGGACCGCGTCGCGGTGCTGGCCCCGTCCAGCGGCGGCGCACGGAACGCCCCGCACGTGTTCGAACTCGGGCTGGAACGGCTCCGAACCGTCTTCGACCTGGACCCGGTCGTGTATCCGACCGCGCGACAGAGCGACCAGTTCCTCGCCGACAGCCCGCGGGCACGCGCGGCGGACGTTCACGCTGCCGTCCGCGATCCCGAGATCGGCGGCATCGTCGCCACCATCGGCGGCTGGGACCAGTTGCGGATCCGTCGCTACCTCGACACCGACGTGCTCGCCGCGAATCCGACGCGGTTCTACGGGATGAGCGACAACACGAACCTCTCGCTGGCGCTCTGGAACGCCGGCGTCGTCTCGTACAACGGGGCGCAGCTGATGAACGAACTCGCGGTACCGGGGGAACTCCCCGACTACACCGAGCGGTACTGTCGGCGTGCGTTCTTCGAGGAGTCCCTCGGGGAACTCACGCCGGCGACGGAGTGGACGGACGAGCCCACCACCTGGTGGACCGAACCGTCGGAGATGGGCTCGCCGCCCGCATACGAGGCAAACCCCGGCTGGCGATGGGTCGGCGGCTCGGACCCGGCCACCGGACGTCTCTGGGGTGGAAACCGAATCATCCTGGAATGGACCCTCGCGGCCGACCGCGGGGTCCCGGAACCCGCCGAACTCGACGGAGCGGTGCTCGCCATCGAGACTGCCGAGATCATCCCCTCGCCCGACGAGGTCCGGGCGACGTTGATGAGCATGGGCGAGCGCGGACTGCTCGAACGGTTCGCGGCCGTTCTGGTCGGCCGCCCGCCAACTCGCAGCTACCTGAAGGAACCGCCTCGCGAGGAGCGCGAAGCCTACCGGGAGCGGATGTACGACGCGATCGCCGACGAGATCGCTCGCTACAACCCGGATGCGCCGGTCGTCATGGGGCTGGACTGGGGGCACACGAACCCCATCGCGCCGCTCCCCATCGGTGCCCGAGTCACCGTCGACCCCGGTTCGGAAACCGTCTCCTTCGAGTGA
- a CDS encoding VOC family protein — protein MQPPEAHHFGITVRDLEETVRFYSDVFDLDVVSRFSVSGESFADAVDVPDATGRFAHLDAGGARIELVEYDPSGSDASAHHVNQTGAKHLGLAVDDIDRFYAELPDHVDTLSEPRTTESGTRILFVCDPEDNLVEIVEA, from the coding sequence ATGCAACCCCCAGAAGCGCACCACTTCGGCATCACTGTCAGGGACCTCGAAGAGACGGTCCGGTTCTACAGCGACGTTTTCGATCTCGATGTCGTCTCGCGGTTTTCCGTCTCCGGCGAGTCCTTTGCCGACGCCGTCGACGTCCCGGACGCTACCGGCAGGTTCGCACACCTCGACGCCGGCGGAGCGCGGATCGAACTCGTCGAGTACGATCCGTCAGGCTCCGACGCATCGGCCCATCACGTCAATCAAACCGGTGCGAAGCATCTCGGTCTCGCCGTCGACGACATCGACCGGTTCTACGCCGAGTTGCCGGACCACGTCGACACGCTGAGCGAACCGCGAACGACCGAGAGCGGGACCCGAATCCTGTTCGTTTGCGACCCCGAGGACAACCTCGTCGAAATCGTCGAGGCGTAA
- a CDS encoding M24 family metallopeptidase, producing the protein MSLYQRDFMEGTRGTQAVDWEERIDVKRLRRERYDRALERLEDSDLGSMLLVSDPNIRYVTGLAMTGGSGADHYTLLTEDGDVVHWDTADHASNQRYNCPWLNDVRYACPGLGNVPRASGRDSARNWLKEKMARLVTDALAEYGVDKEPMGLDVDNRGLVNAFEGNDVDVRTKECVDLMHDARKTKTRDEIECLRMVASICEAGFQAITESAKPGKRESEVWGDAVRELWRHGAMAQGGYVTSGPNTWPKHQANTTDRAIRPGDLVYADFYNIGYLGYRSCYYRTFSVGEPTQAQQDAYEKARDDLYDVLERIEPGVTTDEICRGFPDEEGEHMDWYDADEFWEMTTNHWAHGLGLQLYEQPLIWRGLSPEHPIEIEEGMTMAVETMQPADRQGVRVEEMVVVRENGVEILSQWPVEEITRIDH; encoded by the coding sequence ATGAGCCTCTATCAGCGGGACTTCATGGAGGGGACGCGCGGCACCCAGGCGGTCGACTGGGAGGAGCGCATCGACGTCAAACGGCTCCGCCGCGAGCGGTACGACCGAGCCCTCGAACGACTGGAGGACAGCGACCTCGGCAGCATGCTCCTCGTGTCGGACCCGAACATCCGCTACGTCACCGGCCTCGCGATGACGGGCGGGTCGGGTGCCGACCACTACACCCTCCTCACGGAGGACGGCGACGTCGTTCACTGGGACACGGCCGACCACGCGAGCAATCAGCGATACAACTGTCCGTGGCTAAACGACGTGCGCTACGCCTGCCCGGGGCTCGGGAACGTGCCGCGCGCGTCCGGGCGTGACTCCGCCCGGAACTGGCTCAAGGAGAAGATGGCGCGTCTCGTCACCGACGCGCTGGCGGAGTACGGCGTCGACAAGGAGCCGATGGGGCTGGACGTGGACAACCGCGGCCTCGTGAACGCCTTCGAGGGCAACGACGTCGACGTCCGGACCAAGGAGTGCGTCGACCTGATGCACGACGCCCGGAAGACCAAGACGCGCGACGAGATCGAGTGTCTGCGGATGGTCGCGTCGATCTGCGAGGCCGGGTTCCAGGCGATCACCGAGAGCGCGAAGCCGGGCAAGCGCGAGTCCGAGGTCTGGGGCGACGCAGTGCGCGAACTCTGGCGACACGGTGCGATGGCACAGGGCGGGTACGTCACCTCGGGACCGAACACCTGGCCGAAACACCAGGCGAACACGACGGACCGTGCCATCCGGCCGGGCGACCTCGTCTACGCCGACTTCTACAACATCGGCTACCTCGGCTATCGGTCCTGCTACTACCGGACCTTCTCCGTGGGCGAACCCACGCAGGCCCAGCAGGACGCCTACGAGAAGGCCCGCGACGACCTCTACGACGTGCTCGAACGCATCGAACCCGGCGTCACCACGGACGAGATCTGCAGGGGGTTCCCGGACGAGGAGGGCGAGCACATGGACTGGTACGACGCCGACGAGTTCTGGGAGATGACGACCAACCACTGGGCACACGGTCTCGGGCTCCAGCTGTACGAGCAACCCCTCATCTGGCGCGGCCTCTCCCCGGAGCATCCCATCGAGATCGAGGAGGGGATGACGATGGCCGTCGAGACGATGCAGCCCGCCGACCGGCAGGGCGTCCGCGTCGAGGAGATGGTCGTCGTCCGCGAGAACGGCGTCGAGATACTGAGCCAGTGGCCCGTCGAGGAGATCACGCGGATCGACCACTGA
- a CDS encoding orc1/cdc6 family replication initiation protein encodes MSDPGDDSDDAGSIKDMILEQEETATLIRDRTLLDPTKIVDEDRIVGRDEQLSSITRHLRVAISGERPPNLFLYGPSGTGKSLIINAVCGNIVELTENRDTNFGVFQMNCQNVGTLGSAVYELARKVADDAGVNVEVPEHGIPTKNKWNELYRLVNEHYDIAVFVLDELDMLVGRRDKDEPAFSRLLYQLSRAGSTDEITAKISVAAISNDTKMMEDVGSRALSSFTPEDVHFDDYDANQLREILEHRRDAFHDGALSDDVLPLASAFAAQTHGDARKAIDLVRTAGSIAERKGSDRVREEHVRRAQDKVEKNRVLEVTRGISTQKKLCLYATAAVALETGNNAAKSPHGYTVYQYLTQALDAEQYYQETYVNKMKELTTYSLVESERKSQGPNSGSYLEFTFGEDPATIIETLREDSRLDEVHADELRSVVNAQIR; translated from the coding sequence ATGTCTGACCCCGGCGACGACTCGGATGACGCAGGGTCGATCAAGGACATGATCCTGGAGCAGGAGGAGACGGCGACGCTCATCCGTGACCGAACCCTGCTCGACCCGACGAAGATCGTCGACGAGGACCGGATCGTCGGCCGGGACGAACAGCTGTCGTCGATCACGCGTCACCTCCGCGTCGCGATCAGCGGCGAGCGGCCGCCGAACCTGTTCCTGTACGGCCCGTCCGGAACGGGGAAGTCCCTGATCATCAATGCAGTCTGCGGAAACATCGTCGAGCTCACCGAGAACCGCGACACGAACTTCGGCGTCTTTCAGATGAACTGTCAGAACGTCGGGACGCTCGGTTCGGCGGTGTACGAACTCGCGCGGAAAGTCGCGGACGACGCCGGAGTCAACGTCGAAGTCCCCGAACACGGGATCCCGACGAAGAACAAGTGGAACGAACTCTACCGGCTCGTCAACGAGCATTACGACATCGCCGTCTTCGTCCTCGACGAACTCGACATGCTCGTCGGCCGTCGGGACAAGGACGAACCGGCGTTCTCACGGCTCCTCTACCAGCTTTCCCGGGCGGGCAGCACCGACGAGATCACGGCGAAGATCTCCGTTGCGGCGATCTCCAACGACACGAAGATGATGGAGGACGTCGGATCCCGTGCGCTGAGTTCGTTTACGCCGGAGGACGTGCATTTCGACGACTACGACGCGAACCAGCTCCGGGAGATCCTCGAACACCGGCGTGACGCGTTCCACGACGGCGCGCTGTCGGACGACGTGCTGCCGCTTGCGTCCGCGTTCGCCGCCCAGACCCACGGCGACGCCAGGAAGGCGATCGACCTCGTCAGAACCGCCGGATCGATCGCCGAACGCAAGGGATCGGACCGGGTCCGGGAGGAACACGTCCGGCGCGCGCAGGACAAGGTCGAAAAGAACCGTGTGCTGGAGGTCACGCGAGGGATCTCGACACAGAAGAAGCTCTGTCTGTACGCGACGGCAGCCGTCGCGCTGGAGACGGGGAACAACGCCGCCAAAAGTCCGCACGGGTACACCGTCTACCAGTATCTCACCCAGGCGCTCGACGCCGAGCAGTACTATCAGGAGACGTACGTCAACAAGATGAAGGAGCTGACGACGTACTCGCTGGTCGAATCCGAGCGCAAGAGCCAGGGGCCGAACTCGGGGAGCTATCTGGAGTTCACCTTCGGCGAGGATCCGGCCACGATCATCGAGACGCTCCGTGAGGACTCCAGGCTCGACGAGGTCCATGCCGACGAACTCCGGTCGGTGGTGAACGCCCAGATCCGGTGA
- a CDS encoding pirin family protein, with translation MDETPSVRTQSGIHTAPRSDVSQDQGKFRTRFNFPGRALPDHDDHGYGPLATVVESFMDPGTLIRMHQHRNEEIISWVPEGVMRHDDRQGNELVTDPGHLMVMNAGSGFWHAEETEADDPPLRMLQIFVRPHSLNLDPGIQHEPIPEAGPNEWRHLFGPEGGDAPLYVRNEVNCYDCRLTGGETTVLPSRSGWDTYLYVFDGAVAVGDEEAKVGYTESALVTADGEVPVTATEDSILVAFSIDPDAPITRQGTIGR, from the coding sequence ATGGACGAGACACCGTCGGTACGGACGCAGTCGGGGATCCACACTGCCCCACGGTCGGACGTTTCGCAGGACCAGGGGAAGTTCAGGACGCGGTTCAACTTCCCTGGACGGGCGCTCCCGGACCACGACGACCACGGCTACGGCCCCCTCGCGACCGTCGTCGAGTCGTTCATGGATCCGGGGACGCTCATCCGAATGCACCAGCACCGGAACGAGGAGATCATTTCGTGGGTGCCCGAAGGCGTGATGCGCCACGACGACCGCCAGGGCAACGAGTTGGTCACCGATCCCGGACATCTCATGGTGATGAACGCCGGGAGCGGCTTCTGGCACGCCGAGGAGACCGAGGCCGACGACCCGCCGCTCCGGATGCTCCAGATCTTCGTCCGTCCGCATAGTCTGAATCTCGACCCCGGCATCCAGCACGAACCGATCCCCGAGGCCGGACCAAACGAGTGGCGACACCTGTTCGGTCCCGAGGGCGGCGACGCCCCGCTGTACGTGCGGAACGAGGTCAACTGCTACGACTGCCGGCTGACAGGCGGGGAGACCACAGTTCTCCCGTCCCGTTCGGGCTGGGACACGTATCTCTACGTGTTCGACGGTGCCGTCGCTGTCGGTGACGAAGAGGCTAAGGTCGGCTACACGGAAAGTGCGCTCGTGACCGCCGACGGTGAGGTTCCGGTAACGGCGACCGAGGATTCGATTCTGGTTGCCTTCTCCATCGATCCCGATGCCCCGATCACCCGACAGGGGACGATCGGACGCTAA
- a CDS encoding thiamine pyrophosphate-binding protein has product MDTSERLVESLENLGVERVFGYPGGRAIELFEGLRESSVDVVRPRDEREASVMAEMHGRLTGSPGVLTGQGPWIGSLGSIGQMEARLGSSPMVTITEASERGNYSTVAPYQQSRGDYGGLELPKILDAVTKEHWFPRSPTETVRSLQLAFKHAVAGRPGPTAVVLDGDAVTEEFDGDTLPPVWNDERQTRTWESRPTATDVARAAEALEAAERPVIVAGNGVHAADAYDELAAVAEAYDAAVATSYLGKSTIAETHPLAAGVIGSFGHEGANQVVSEADALLVVGCRLNPMDTNWQAPEFIRPDEQTIVHADIDSRNAGWVYPADVGLIGDAAESLGALADAGEASNDWASDRAERARESFTAPECESDASPILPQRAVKEIERVVDEDTVVTADSGNNRFWLLNYLQAPATGTYYGSGGVGAMGWAAPAAVSAALETDGDVIAVAGDGGFAMTMTSVETAVQQGVAPTFVVLNDTSLGMVRQMEGDVAGVEFHDTDFVAAARAFGADGIRATTPADLRDALDEATGSETATVIDARIDREQDMADTLQSSFYASVGGLHE; this is encoded by the coding sequence ATGGACACGAGCGAACGGCTCGTCGAGTCGCTGGAGAACCTCGGCGTCGAGCGCGTCTTCGGCTATCCGGGCGGCCGCGCGATCGAACTGTTCGAGGGGCTCCGCGAGTCGTCGGTCGACGTGGTGCGCCCCCGGGACGAGCGCGAGGCGAGCGTGATGGCGGAGATGCACGGGCGACTGACCGGGTCGCCCGGCGTCCTGACCGGTCAGGGGCCGTGGATCGGGAGCCTCGGCTCGATCGGGCAGATGGAGGCCCGCCTCGGATCGTCGCCGATGGTCACGATCACGGAGGCCTCGGAGCGCGGCAACTACTCGACGGTCGCCCCGTATCAGCAATCTCGCGGGGATTACGGCGGTCTCGAACTGCCGAAGATCCTCGACGCCGTGACGAAGGAACACTGGTTCCCGCGCTCCCCGACGGAGACGGTTCGGAGCCTCCAGTTGGCGTTCAAGCACGCCGTCGCGGGGCGGCCGGGACCGACCGCGGTGGTGCTCGACGGCGACGCCGTCACCGAGGAGTTCGACGGCGACACCCTCCCGCCGGTGTGGAACGACGAGCGACAGACGCGGACGTGGGAGTCCCGGCCGACCGCGACCGACGTTGCGCGGGCGGCGGAGGCCCTGGAGGCGGCGGAGCGCCCGGTGATCGTGGCCGGGAACGGCGTCCACGCGGCCGACGCGTACGACGAACTCGCGGCGGTCGCGGAGGCGTACGACGCAGCCGTCGCCACCTCCTACCTCGGGAAGTCGACGATAGCGGAGACGCATCCGCTGGCCGCCGGCGTTATCGGCTCGTTCGGTCACGAGGGCGCGAATCAGGTAGTGAGCGAGGCCGACGCGCTGCTCGTGGTGGGGTGTCGGCTGAATCCGATGGACACGAACTGGCAGGCTCCCGAGTTCATCCGGCCAGACGAGCAGACGATCGTCCACGCCGATATCGACAGCCGGAACGCCGGGTGGGTGTACCCCGCCGACGTGGGGCTGATCGGTGACGCCGCCGAGAGCCTGGGCGCGCTGGCCGACGCCGGCGAGGCGAGCAACGACTGGGCGAGCGACCGGGCAGAGCGCGCACGGGAGTCGTTCACCGCTCCCGAGTGCGAGTCGGACGCCTCGCCGATCCTGCCCCAGCGCGCGGTCAAGGAGATCGAGCGCGTCGTCGACGAGGACACCGTCGTCACCGCGGACTCGGGCAACAACCGCTTCTGGTTGCTGAACTACCTGCAGGCACCCGCCACGGGAACGTACTACGGCAGCGGCGGCGTCGGCGCGATGGGGTGGGCAGCCCCGGCGGCGGTGTCGGCCGCGCTGGAGACGGACGGCGACGTGATCGCGGTTGCGGGGGACGGCGGGTTCGCGATGACGATGACCAGCGTCGAGACCGCCGTCCAGCAGGGCGTCGCACCCACGTTCGTCGTCCTCAACGACACCAGTCTCGGGATGGTCCGACAGATGGAGGGCGACGTGGCGGGCGTCGAGTTCCACGACACCGACTTCGTCGCCGCGGCCCGGGCGTTCGGTGCCGACGGGATCCGGGCGACGACGCCGGCCGACCTCCGCGACGCGCTCGACGAGGCCACGGGGTCGGAGACGGCGACGGTGATCGACGCCCGGATCGACCGCGAGCAGGACATGGCCGACACGCTCCAGTCGTCGTTCTACGCCTCCGTCGGCGGGCTCCACGAGTAG
- a CDS encoding NAD-dependent epimerase/dehydratase family protein, which translates to MSSSTVLVTGGTGFIGSYVAQEFVEDGHDVVAYDLSTDTDILEKLGVAEDVTVRRGDVTDPTDVVRAVRETGTTHIVHLAALLTNAAEDNPRAAMKVNVEGTNNVFEAARTLDEQVERVAWASSAAIYAPPENYDDWVTEDDLVYPDTLYGASKGYNEHQARVYREEFGVSDVALRPTVAYGPYRETGGSAFLANIVEKPAVGESFSVDYGDQAIDWQHVADVAQAFRKAAFAPEGDLSQRVYNVRGELATIREAVETMREIVPDADLTVTDEGELPWTQKLDMTAAQEDLGYDPEYDLEAGFRQYVGVLREEAGLEPL; encoded by the coding sequence ATGTCATCGTCGACCGTACTGGTCACGGGCGGTACCGGTTTCATCGGCTCCTACGTCGCACAGGAGTTCGTCGAGGACGGCCACGACGTGGTGGCGTACGATCTCTCGACGGACACCGACATCCTGGAGAAGCTCGGCGTCGCTGAGGACGTGACCGTCCGACGTGGCGACGTGACCGACCCGACCGACGTGGTGCGGGCGGTCCGCGAGACCGGGACGACACACATCGTCCACCTCGCCGCCCTGCTGACCAACGCGGCCGAGGACAACCCCCGTGCCGCGATGAAGGTCAACGTCGAGGGGACGAACAACGTGTTCGAGGCGGCGCGGACGCTGGACGAGCAGGTCGAGCGGGTCGCGTGGGCCTCCAGCGCCGCCATCTACGCGCCGCCCGAGAACTACGACGACTGGGTGACCGAGGACGACCTCGTCTACCCCGACACGCTGTACGGGGCGAGCAAGGGGTACAACGAACACCAGGCGCGGGTGTACCGGGAGGAGTTCGGCGTCTCCGACGTGGCGCTTCGCCCGACTGTCGCGTACGGTCCCTACCGCGAGACCGGGGGGTCGGCGTTCCTCGCCAACATCGTCGAAAAGCCCGCCGTCGGTGAGTCGTTCAGCGTCGACTACGGCGATCAGGCGATCGACTGGCAGCACGTCGCCGACGTCGCACAGGCGTTCCGGAAGGCTGCGTTCGCGCCGGAGGGGGACCTCTCCCAGCGCGTGTACAACGTCCGCGGCGAGCTGGCGACGATCCGCGAGGCCGTCGAGACGATGCGGGAAATCGTGCCCGACGCCGACCTCACCGTCACGGACGAGGGCGAACTTCCGTGGACTCAGAAGCTGGATATGACGGCCGCGCAGGAGGACCTGGGGTACGACCCCGAGTACGACCTCGAAGCCGGCTTCCGGCAGTACGTCGGCGTCCTGCGCGAGGAGGCGGGGTTAGAGCCGCTGTAA
- a CDS encoding cupin domain-containing protein, with protein sequence MRKVSIDAVDPEADEGVYTDRRSLTGPLNTDTVAVAQYRLDPGERFSGAVHAHADQEELFLVVSGTATFETEEGTVTVDAGEAIRFAPGEFQSGLNASDDTVVAFAIGAPRDSDDVRVSRIPVLDDADVSCPDCGRDDMRLGDGDADLVCPDCDATASVP encoded by the coding sequence ATGCGGAAAGTCTCTATCGACGCCGTCGATCCCGAGGCGGACGAGGGCGTCTACACCGACCGACGCTCGCTGACCGGTCCCCTGAACACCGACACCGTCGCCGTCGCACAGTATCGCCTCGATCCCGGCGAGCGGTTCAGCGGCGCGGTCCACGCCCACGCCGACCAGGAGGAACTCTTCCTCGTCGTCTCCGGAACGGCGACGTTCGAGACGGAAGAGGGGACCGTTACGGTCGACGCTGGCGAAGCGATCCGCTTTGCTCCCGGCGAGTTCCAGTCGGGACTAAACGCGTCCGACGACACCGTCGTGGCGTTCGCGATCGGCGCGCCCCGGGACAGCGACGACGTTCGGGTCAGCCGCATCCCGGTGCTGGACGACGCGGACGTGTCCTGTCCGGACTGTGGCAGGGACGATATGCGACTCGGCGACGGCGATGCGGATTTGGTCTGCCCGGACTGCGACGCGACCGCGTCCGTGCCGTAA